The following coding sequences are from one Saprospiraceae bacterium window:
- a CDS encoding Omp28-related outer membrane protein, with protein sequence MINRNLLFLFLVILAYLPLYSQNTTFSDDFEAYATGAFVAQSNNKWTTWANKPGTEEDAQISEDIAHSGKKSAKFEALDLTTGGPTDLVLPFFPSAKNAGTFNFEMWMYVVAGNGAYFNFQAVTPIGTTWALSAYLSDAGILTIGNSTNLQVGDGSFPLDTWFKISAKIDLTLNVWKVFIDDLEVGSFANPTNSLYAMDIFPVNDGGPSLYYVDDVSYSYTEATFKQLDLNANRISGREYGLAGNSGNISLLVRNIGLDTVKSFDVTFQNGLQVEKASFTSNIPTLGTLAVTHPKSYILVDGDAQVTAFISNINGKSDNDVTNDTARLNTRGYTAAPFKRSVTEEATGTWCQFCPRGAVYLDSMSKTYPKHFIGIAVHNGDPMTISEYDGPFSAYVGGSYPTIALDRNSVIDPSEVEKPMLENLVVAPVAKITNSGAFNSATRELTICVTTEFLQDAPPGYKLNCVITEDSVKGTASGYAQSNAYAGGTRGVMGGYEKLPSIVPASRMQYDQVARAILGPFYGTPNSLPDVLQKGDKVNYTYTYTIPSGQRSNKLNVVTLLFDGDGHIQNAQSTSIDEMLANGNLCVVGTKDVFETNTGLSLSPNPVSDKTQLQFTLKKELPVSLKVYNDLGSTVFVQDFGKLSGKQNITVTAKDFGNGVYFAQLNIDGEMRSIRFVVE encoded by the coding sequence ATGATTAATAGAAATTTACTTTTTTTATTCCTTGTTATTTTGGCTTATCTACCATTATATAGCCAAAATACTACTTTCTCAGATGACTTTGAAGCTTATGCAACAGGTGCATTTGTTGCTCAAAGTAACAATAAATGGACTACTTGGGCTAACAAACCGGGTACAGAAGAAGATGCTCAAATTTCTGAAGACATCGCGCATAGTGGAAAGAAATCTGCAAAATTTGAAGCATTAGATCTTACAACCGGTGGGCCAACTGATTTGGTATTGCCTTTTTTCCCGTCTGCAAAAAATGCAGGTACATTCAATTTTGAAATGTGGATGTATGTTGTTGCCGGAAATGGCGCTTATTTCAACTTTCAAGCAGTGACTCCAATAGGAACGACTTGGGCACTTAGCGCATATTTGAGCGATGCAGGCATATTAACAATTGGAAATTCCACAAATTTGCAAGTTGGAGATGGATCATTTCCTCTCGATACATGGTTTAAGATTTCGGCAAAAATTGACCTGACTCTTAATGTTTGGAAAGTATTTATTGATGACCTAGAAGTTGGTTCGTTCGCAAACCCTACAAATTCCCTTTATGCAATGGATATTTTTCCTGTTAATGACGGCGGTCCTTCGCTTTATTACGTAGATGATGTGAGTTATAGTTATACAGAAGCTACTTTTAAGCAATTAGATTTGAATGCAAATAGAATTTCTGGTAGGGAATATGGACTCGCAGGAAATTCCGGGAATATCTCATTATTAGTAAGAAATATTGGATTAGACACTGTAAAATCATTTGATGTAACTTTCCAAAATGGACTTCAAGTTGAAAAAGCTTCTTTTACATCTAATATACCAACGCTCGGTACTTTGGCTGTCACTCATCCAAAATCTTATATTCTAGTTGACGGTGATGCGCAAGTGACAGCATTTATTAGCAATATAAACGGAAAAAGTGACAATGATGTGACCAACGATACAGCCAGATTGAACACAAGAGGCTATACAGCTGCTCCATTTAAACGATCTGTTACAGAAGAAGCTACCGGTACATGGTGTCAATTTTGCCCGAGAGGAGCGGTTTATTTGGATTCAATGAGCAAGACTTACCCTAAGCATTTCATCGGTATCGCCGTTCACAATGGAGATCCAATGACAATATCTGAATATGATGGGCCATTCTCTGCTTACGTAGGAGGATCGTATCCCACAATTGCCCTAGATAGAAATTCAGTGATTGACCCTTCAGAAGTTGAGAAGCCCATGTTGGAAAACTTAGTAGTTGCTCCTGTAGCCAAAATCACCAATTCAGGTGCATTTAATTCAGCTACACGAGAACTTACGATATGTGTTACCACAGAATTCCTACAAGATGCTCCTCCGGGATATAAATTGAACTGTGTAATCACAGAGGATAGTGTCAAAGGTACAGCTTCTGGATATGCTCAAAGTAATGCATATGCAGGAGGCACACGAGGTGTCATGGGCGGTTATGAAAAGCTACCAAGCATAGTACCTGCTTCGAGAATGCAATATGATCAAGTTGCTCGGGCTATCTTAGGGCCTTTCTACGGTACCCCTAATAGTTTGCCGGATGTTTTGCAAAAAGGGGATAAAGTAAATTATACTTATACTTATACAATTCCTTCCGGACAGAGATCTAACAAATTGAACGTAGTAACTTTATTGTTTGATGGTGATGGCCACATCCAGAATGCACAGTCGACCAGTATAGATGAAATGTTGGCAAATGGAAATCTTTGTGTTGTTGGAACGAAAGATGTTTTTGAAACCAATACAGGACTGTCATTAAGCCCGAATCCAGTCTCAGATAAAACTCAACTTCAATTTACTTTGAAAAAAGAGCTTCCAGTTAGCCTGAAAGTCTATAATGACTTAGGATCTACTGTATTTGTCCAAGACTTTGGTAAGCTAAGTGGCAAACAGAATATTACGGTAACTGCAAAGGACTTTGGTAATGGGGTTTATTTTGCCCAATTAAACATTGATGGCGAAATGAGATCGATCAGATTCGTTGTAGAATAA
- the priA gene encoding primosomal protein N', with protein sequence MSEYYMCTPGEVMNAAMPAVLKVESQQKVLRLLETSEIPVECSDAEYLILEALDIKNQLTIQEIQSLLQEERIIPIIQKMIEKNWISLFDSFEESKSFKKVRWIQLNRKLQEDENKLNEIFLQIQKSKLQTRAVLFYLKSSEKRNQNWIRAIAFQNDAKVSKSIIDKLVHIEIFEEKLLDIFEIPNISSPETNIVLSEEQELAYSKLKVGMMQYGASLLHGVTGSGKTAIYIKAIQEALNQGQQVLYLLPEIALTSQLFKRLKTYFPEHLIEYHSGISDLKKAGVWRAARHQNIVVLGARSSLFIPFGNLGLIILDEEHDGSFKQSEPAPRYSARDAALKLCRISGAKMIMGSATPSIESFMLAQSQKIGFAQLLTRFGSTALPELKMVSLRESNNTAPFHTHFSGVMLDSMRSHLEKKSQIIVFKNRRGYAPVLKCVNCNWEAMCDRCDIHLTLHKIQHKLKCHICNLQRPIPSKCPQCNNSTLLEKGLGTEKIAEELQDIFPSAVIQRMDLENARTRKKQQEIFSEFEAGEIDILVGTQMISKGLDFEKVGLVAIPDMDQLLHYPDFRANERAFQLITQVSGRSGRREIQGQVIVQTYSLNHPVVIDLQKSDFETFYKREIAERQKFNYPPFVRLIKLELLHRQVTVVELAAQNLANALIKEFGKMRILGPAEPVIGRVNNLFVREILIKIERNKEMIEHIKKQTQLEIARLHSQGGFSSVRVICDVDPQ encoded by the coding sequence ATGTCGGAATATTACATGTGCACACCTGGTGAAGTTATGAATGCAGCCATGCCCGCTGTGCTCAAAGTAGAAAGTCAACAAAAGGTATTACGATTACTTGAAACCTCTGAAATCCCCGTGGAATGCAGTGATGCTGAGTACCTCATCCTTGAAGCATTAGACATTAAAAATCAATTGACCATACAAGAGATTCAATCTTTACTTCAAGAAGAAAGGATCATTCCGATTATTCAAAAAATGATTGAGAAAAACTGGATTTCTTTGTTTGATTCATTTGAGGAATCGAAATCTTTCAAAAAAGTGAGGTGGATTCAGTTGAATAGAAAATTGCAAGAAGATGAAAATAAATTAAATGAAATTTTTCTCCAAATACAAAAAAGCAAGTTACAAACACGTGCAGTTTTGTTTTATTTGAAATCCTCTGAAAAAAGAAATCAAAATTGGATCAGAGCCATTGCTTTTCAGAATGATGCTAAAGTGAGCAAATCCATTATTGATAAACTAGTTCACATTGAAATATTTGAAGAAAAACTCCTTGACATTTTTGAAATTCCGAATATAAGCTCGCCTGAAACAAATATCGTTCTTAGTGAAGAACAAGAACTAGCATACTCTAAGTTAAAAGTAGGAATGATGCAATATGGTGCATCCCTGTTGCATGGCGTTACAGGAAGTGGCAAAACCGCAATTTATATCAAAGCCATTCAAGAAGCACTGAATCAAGGTCAGCAAGTACTTTACTTACTGCCAGAAATTGCATTGACGTCTCAACTATTCAAAAGACTTAAAACATATTTTCCCGAGCATTTGATCGAATATCATTCAGGAATCAGTGATTTGAAGAAAGCGGGAGTATGGAGGGCTGCAAGGCATCAAAATATCGTCGTGCTTGGAGCGCGATCCTCATTGTTCATACCATTCGGAAATCTTGGCCTTATCATACTTGATGAAGAGCATGATGGTTCATTTAAACAATCAGAACCAGCGCCAAGATATTCTGCAAGGGATGCTGCCCTAAAGCTGTGTAGAATTTCAGGTGCCAAAATGATTATGGGATCTGCTACTCCAAGCATTGAATCATTTATGTTGGCTCAATCTCAAAAAATCGGTTTTGCTCAGCTACTTACAAGATTTGGATCAACTGCTTTGCCAGAATTGAAGATGGTCTCACTTCGTGAATCCAATAATACTGCTCCTTTCCATACGCATTTTTCCGGCGTAATGCTTGACAGCATGCGCAGCCATCTCGAAAAAAAATCACAGATCATTGTTTTCAAAAACAGGCGCGGGTATGCTCCAGTTCTAAAATGTGTGAACTGCAACTGGGAGGCGATGTGTGATCGTTGTGACATCCATTTGACTTTACATAAGATACAGCACAAACTCAAGTGTCATATATGCAATTTACAAAGACCTATTCCTTCAAAATGTCCTCAATGCAATAATTCCACATTACTCGAAAAAGGTTTGGGTACTGAGAAGATTGCAGAAGAATTACAAGATATATTTCCCAGTGCAGTGATCCAAAGAATGGATCTGGAGAATGCAAGAACCAGAAAAAAACAACAAGAAATATTCTCAGAATTTGAGGCAGGAGAAATTGACATATTGGTGGGCACCCAAATGATTTCCAAAGGACTTGATTTTGAAAAAGTGGGACTTGTAGCCATTCCGGATATGGATCAACTGTTGCACTACCCCGATTTTCGTGCAAATGAGAGAGCATTTCAACTCATCACTCAGGTCAGTGGCCGCAGTGGCAGGAGAGAGATTCAAGGCCAAGTTATTGTCCAAACCTATTCACTCAATCACCCGGTGGTTATTGATTTGCAAAAATCGGATTTTGAAACATTTTATAAGCGAGAAATAGCTGAAAGACAGAAATTTAATTATCCACCTTTTGTCCGACTCATCAAATTAGAATTATTGCATCGACAAGTCACGGTAGTTGAGCTCGCTGCACAGAATTTAGCAAATGCCCTGATTAAAGAATTTGGAAAGATGAGAATCCTTGGTCCTGCCGAACCAGTCATTGGACGAGTAAACAACTTGTTTGTCCGGGAAATATTGATTAAAATTGAACGCAACAAAGAGATGATTGAACATATTAAAAAGCAAACTCAACTTGAAATTGCTCGACTTCATTCTCAAGGCGGATTTAGCTCGGTAAGGGTCATTTGCGATGTTGATCCACAGTAA
- a CDS encoding pyridoxal-phosphate dependent enzyme, whose amino-acid sequence MKIAKNILETIGHTPIVQLNRVVDDISAKVVAKVETFNPGHSIKDRMAVSMVDAAEKEGKLKPGGTIIECTSGNTGMGLALVGVVRGYKCIFTTNDKQSKEKIDMLKAMGAEVIVCPTAVEPSDPRSYYSVAERLSKQIPNSYWFNQYDNLANWEAHYQTTGPEIWEQTDGKVSHVLVGAGTCGTITGIARYLKEKNPNIKIIGIDTYGSILTKYIETGEVDMKESYPYLTEGIGKDTIPANLDPKVMDHFEKVDDKSAALACRRLAKEEGLLLGYSAGSTLAGLHQIKQSLKPEDLVVLIFHDHGSRYLGKIYNDDWMRERGFLNEELTVKELIRNKKDKSFFSTKASENIHSVLQIMKQYDISQLPVLSDEGKIIGTVSENAILKFILENPQQHPEKEVRSIMTDAMPQVELDLPLKKLNYFFEEKIPGVITKDHIGNYHVITKYDIVRAL is encoded by the coding sequence ATGAAAATAGCAAAAAACATACTTGAAACCATAGGTCATACTCCCATCGTCCAACTGAACAGGGTCGTAGACGATATTTCAGCAAAAGTTGTAGCCAAAGTAGAAACTTTCAATCCAGGACATTCTATAAAAGATCGCATGGCTGTCAGTATGGTCGATGCTGCCGAAAAAGAAGGTAAGCTCAAACCTGGAGGAACAATCATCGAGTGTACTTCAGGCAATACTGGTATGGGCCTGGCTCTAGTTGGAGTAGTCAGGGGATATAAATGCATCTTTACTACTAATGATAAACAGAGCAAGGAAAAAATCGACATGCTTAAGGCAATGGGTGCAGAAGTTATAGTCTGTCCCACAGCAGTTGAACCCTCAGATCCTAGATCGTACTACTCTGTTGCAGAAAGGCTCAGTAAACAAATTCCCAATTCATATTGGTTTAACCAGTATGACAATTTAGCGAACTGGGAGGCACATTACCAAACAACAGGTCCAGAGATCTGGGAACAAACTGATGGAAAAGTGAGCCATGTATTAGTAGGTGCCGGGACTTGTGGCACAATCACAGGAATAGCACGGTATCTGAAAGAGAAAAATCCAAATATCAAAATCATTGGTATCGATACTTATGGATCAATACTCACAAAGTATATAGAAACAGGTGAAGTAGATATGAAAGAATCTTATCCTTATCTCACTGAGGGTATTGGAAAGGATACCATTCCTGCGAATCTTGATCCCAAAGTCATGGATCACTTTGAAAAAGTCGATGATAAATCGGCTGCTCTGGCATGTCGCCGTTTAGCAAAAGAGGAAGGACTCCTCTTAGGCTATTCAGCAGGTTCTACATTAGCGGGTTTGCACCAGATCAAGCAAAGCTTAAAGCCAGAAGATTTAGTAGTCCTCATATTTCATGATCATGGCAGCAGATATCTAGGTAAAATCTACAATGATGATTGGATGCGTGAAAGAGGATTTCTAAATGAAGAACTAACCGTTAAGGAGTTGATCCGAAACAAAAAAGACAAATCATTCTTCTCCACCAAAGCTTCAGAAAACATCCATTCTGTATTGCAAATCATGAAACAATATGATATTTCGCAATTACCTGTACTATCAGATGAGGGAAAAATCATCGGCACTGTGTCTGAAAATGCCATATTGAAATTCATTCTTGAAAACCCGCAGCAACACCCGGAAAAGGAGGTCAGATCCATCATGACAGACGCTATGCCGCAAGTAGAACTAGACCTTCCTTTAAAAAAATTGAATTATTTTTTTGAAGAAAAAATACCTGGTGTAATTACCAAAGATCATATTGGCAATTATCATGTGATAACTAAGTACGATA
- a CDS encoding DUF2911 domain-containing protein, producing MKLKHRLLIMGWVILSLSPVFAQIQTPAPSPLAKLEQKVGLGTISVEYSRPGMKDRQVFGGLVPFGKVWRTGANASTKISFSEDAIIEGKNLPKGTYSLFTVPGPEKWDIIFYTDANVSGTPKVWEASKEAVRVTVPVEIIPYTFETFLIDINDIKSDAATLYIIWENTLVAVKIKFDVDTKVMSNIDKVISGPGSDDYYLAARYYYDNAKDLNVALPWVQKANQMDPKFWKLRLESLILAKLGRKTEAIEVAEKSKALAIEAGNDDYVKMNSDSILEWKK from the coding sequence ATGAAATTGAAACACAGATTACTAATAATGGGGTGGGTGATACTCAGTTTAAGCCCAGTTTTTGCGCAAATTCAGACACCAGCACCGAGTCCGCTTGCGAAACTCGAACAAAAAGTAGGATTAGGTACAATCAGTGTTGAATATTCCCGACCTGGAATGAAAGACAGGCAAGTGTTTGGAGGCCTAGTTCCTTTTGGTAAGGTGTGGCGCACCGGTGCAAATGCTTCCACGAAGATAAGCTTCAGTGAAGACGCAATTATTGAAGGAAAAAACCTACCTAAAGGCACCTATTCATTGTTCACTGTGCCCGGGCCGGAAAAATGGGATATTATTTTTTATACTGATGCGAATGTTTCCGGAACGCCAAAGGTATGGGAAGCATCTAAGGAGGCTGTTCGCGTTACTGTACCGGTGGAAATTATTCCGTATACATTCGAAACTTTTCTCATTGACATCAATGATATCAAATCAGATGCTGCCACTCTTTATATTATATGGGAAAATACACTCGTTGCTGTAAAAATTAAATTTGATGTCGATACAAAGGTCATGAGCAATATTGACAAGGTGATCTCCGGCCCTGGTTCTGATGATTATTACCTTGCAGCCAGATATTACTACGATAATGCTAAAGACTTGAATGTGGCGCTCCCTTGGGTGCAAAAGGCCAATCAAATGGATCCAAAATTTTGGAAACTTCGATTAGAATCTTTAATCCTTGCCAAACTGGGACGTAAAACAGAAGCTATAGAAGTGGCAGAAAAGTCAAAAGCCTTAGCTATTGAAGCGGGAAATGACGATTACGTAAAAATGAATTCCGACTCGATTCTAGAGTGGAAAAAATAG
- a CDS encoding DMT family protein — MSQKSLITIGLLILANIFMTCAWYLHLKLKSVPYFAKWGLFSIILFSWGIAFFEYLVQVPANRIGYSGNSGPFTLIQLKIIQEVITLIIFLVFTLLIFKTETIR; from the coding sequence ATGAGCCAAAAATCGTTAATTACCATTGGATTATTGATTCTGGCAAATATTTTTATGACTTGTGCTTGGTATCTACACCTTAAACTTAAGTCAGTTCCTTATTTCGCAAAGTGGGGCTTGTTTTCGATCATACTTTTTAGCTGGGGAATTGCTTTTTTTGAATATCTCGTTCAAGTACCAGCCAATCGCATAGGTTATAGTGGAAATAGTGGACCATTTACATTGATCCAGCTCAAAATTATTCAAGAAGTTATTACTCTAATTATTTTCTTAGTTTTTACGCTTTTGATATTTAAAACGGAAACTATCCGATAA
- a CDS encoding T9SS type A sorting domain-containing protein, with product MKIGPLAGDCTTNYEFVIIDCHKEDCRLEYNLGKVCCENNACKLSDLKIEKSDCNDLQKVDLFFNFKYSNTSDSFTLRGNGVQYGTFSYNKLPIKLENIVADCHKEYEFVITDQKKENCKLVIEFGKICCEKDSVECKIYDIEAVVLDCNSPDDYNLKINFKYQGFTNSGFDVFDRNGLIAYRLLKDLPVVINHVKKSGKDYELIKICENDHPTCCKAIEYKSPDCITNGGKYAFGSEEVFQIGEDIIIRSKLAWPEGLEFRLFDITGQLLVTHYPKGGVNISKVSCANMTPGAYIVKLNYNNHHLNKKIFIYN from the coding sequence GTGAAAATTGGGCCACTCGCAGGGGATTGCACTACGAACTATGAATTCGTCATCATTGATTGCCATAAAGAAGACTGCAGGCTGGAATACAATCTCGGCAAAGTTTGCTGTGAAAACAATGCATGTAAATTGTCTGATTTAAAAATTGAAAAGTCAGATTGTAATGATTTACAAAAAGTTGATTTGTTTTTCAATTTTAAATATTCCAACACTTCAGATTCCTTTACACTTAGAGGGAATGGAGTTCAATATGGCACTTTTAGTTACAATAAATTACCAATAAAATTGGAAAATATTGTTGCAGATTGTCACAAAGAGTATGAGTTTGTCATTACTGATCAAAAGAAAGAAAATTGTAAGTTAGTGATCGAATTTGGCAAGATTTGTTGTGAAAAAGATTCAGTAGAGTGTAAAATTTATGATATCGAAGCAGTAGTATTAGATTGTAATAGCCCGGATGATTATAATTTAAAAATTAATTTCAAGTACCAAGGATTTACGAATTCAGGCTTTGATGTTTTTGATAGAAACGGTTTAATTGCCTACAGACTATTGAAAGATTTACCAGTAGTGATTAATCATGTAAAGAAAAGTGGAAAGGATTATGAATTGATAAAAATTTGTGAAAATGATCATCCAACATGCTGTAAAGCTATTGAATATAAGTCACCTGATTGTATCACGAATGGAGGTAAATATGCTTTTGGATCTGAAGAGGTATTCCAAATTGGAGAAGATATAATTATCAGATCAAAACTTGCTTGGCCTGAAGGACTTGAATTCCGATTGTTTGACATCACAGGACAATTGTTGGTAACTCACTATCCGAAAGGAGGCGTTAATATTTCAAAGGTGAGTTGTGCAAATATGACACCTGGTGCGTACATTGTTAAATTAAATTACAATAATCACCATTTAAACAAAAAAATATTTATTTATAATTAA